From the Micromonospora lupini genome, one window contains:
- a CDS encoding GNAT family N-acetyltransferase, translated as MPAPVHVRELHLADLDAAWELGRFAFGSTSERPASTTVEVPGMTRYGAFDDAGRLVGKAVDLSHDQWWSGRAVPAADVAGVAVAPEARGRGVARALLTALLRGAQERGAAVSALYPTVAAPYRACGWETAGVLRTVDLATAALPRHRPSPDLTVRAGAPADLPVVAALYERVARHRNGMLTRRGELFDHFAADGGLPGDGLTLVEADGDLVGYATWQRGRGYGADSVLTVDEALATTAEAARELVGVLASWASVAPTVRLCPLDGDAVSTVLPLEAARDHERDLWMHRPVDVVAAVAARGWPAHARGVVDFTLSDTLAEWNTGTWRLTVADGAAELTRIDGETDLRLDVRGFALLYAGAARARSVAQAGLLHHGAGVDPAALDLLGVGGPAQLLDYF; from the coding sequence ATGCCCGCCCCCGTACACGTTCGTGAACTCCACCTCGCCGACCTCGATGCCGCCTGGGAGTTGGGCCGGTTCGCGTTCGGCTCGACCTCCGAACGCCCGGCGTCGACGACAGTCGAGGTGCCCGGCATGACCCGCTACGGCGCGTTCGACGACGCCGGTCGGCTCGTCGGCAAGGCCGTCGACCTGAGCCACGACCAGTGGTGGTCGGGCCGGGCGGTGCCGGCCGCCGACGTCGCCGGGGTGGCGGTCGCCCCCGAGGCCCGTGGTCGGGGCGTGGCCCGTGCCCTGCTCACCGCCCTGCTGCGAGGCGCCCAAGAGCGCGGCGCGGCGGTCAGCGCCCTCTACCCGACCGTCGCCGCCCCGTACCGCGCCTGCGGGTGGGAGACCGCCGGTGTGCTGCGTACCGTCGACCTGGCCACCGCCGCGCTGCCCCGGCACCGACCCTCGCCGGACCTGACCGTGCGGGCCGGCGCACCCGCCGACCTGCCCGTCGTCGCCGCCCTCTACGAGCGGGTCGCCCGGCACCGCAACGGCATGCTGACGCGCCGGGGTGAGCTGTTCGACCACTTCGCCGCCGACGGGGGCCTGCCCGGCGACGGGCTCACGCTCGTCGAGGCCGACGGTGACCTGGTCGGCTACGCCACCTGGCAGCGGGGCCGCGGCTACGGCGCCGACTCGGTGCTCACCGTCGACGAGGCCCTGGCCACCACCGCCGAGGCGGCCCGGGAACTCGTCGGGGTGCTCGCCAGCTGGGCAAGCGTCGCGCCGACGGTACGGCTGTGCCCCCTCGACGGCGACGCCGTCAGCACCGTCCTGCCGCTGGAGGCGGCGCGCGACCACGAGCGGGACCTGTGGATGCACCGGCCGGTGGACGTGGTCGCGGCGGTGGCCGCGCGCGGGTGGCCCGCCCACGCCCGGGGCGTCGTCGACTTCACCCTCAGCGACACGCTCGCCGAGTGGAACACCGGCACGTGGCGGTTGACAGTCGCCGACGGCGCCGCCGAGCTGACCCGGATCGACGGCGAGACGGACCTGCGCCTGGACGTACGCGGGTTCGCCCTGCTCTACGCCGGAGCGGCGCGCGCCCGGTCGGTCGCGCAGGCCGGGCTGCTGCACCACGGCGCCGGTGTGGATCCGGCCGCCCTCGACCTTCTGGGCGTCGGCGGCCCGGCGCAGCTGCTCGACTACTTCTGA
- a CDS encoding MarR family winged helix-turn-helix transcriptional regulator, with product MSWLDGAGGEDVEREDLAQADAEGFAAHDLRGYHYRPLAALAEVGPASQADLGRRCGVDRSGVVAAVNDLAGRGLVVRAPDPADRRRTVISLAAAGADEAHRMAETLTRVQDDLLAPCPPPNAPS from the coding sequence GTGAGCTGGCTCGACGGGGCCGGAGGCGAGGACGTTGAGCGCGAGGACCTGGCCCAAGCTGACGCCGAGGGATTCGCCGCCCACGACCTGCGCGGCTACCACTACCGACCGCTCGCCGCGCTGGCCGAGGTCGGCCCCGCCAGCCAGGCCGACCTCGGCCGCCGCTGCGGCGTCGACCGCAGCGGCGTCGTGGCCGCCGTCAACGACCTGGCCGGTCGGGGACTCGTCGTCCGCGCCCCCGACCCGGCCGACCGCCGCCGCACCGTCATAAGCCTCGCCGCCGCCGGCGCCGACGAGGCCCATCGGATGGCCGAGACCCTCACCCGCGTACAGGACGACCTGCTCGCCCCCTGTCCACCGCCGAACGCGCCGAGCTGA
- a CDS encoding cytochrome ubiquinol oxidase subunit I: MDALDVARWQFGVTTVYHFLFVPLTIGLSVLVAILQTMWHRTGNERYLKLTKFYGKLFLINFAMGVVTGIVQEFQFGMNWSDYSRFVGDIFGAPLAIEALVAFFLESTFIGLWIFGWDRLPKRAHLASIWAAAIGTNLSAYFILAANSFMQNPVGFRINPDSGRAELTDFPAVLTNKVALITFPHTLAGSFLVAGSLIVAVGLWHVIRNRDSADAGAYRFATKFGSWVVLVASAAVLFTGDIQGKIMTDVQPMKMAAAEGLYTTESPASFSVLTIGSLDGSREVFALKIPYLLSYLGTGDPHGTVRGINDLQAQYATQYGAGSYTPIIPVTYWSFRFMVAFGMAAGAIALLVLWSQRKGRTPSSRWLLRAGLAMPVLPLLANSFGWIFTEMGRQPWIVFGEMLTRNGVSRSVSLAEVLTSFTAFTLIYATLAVIEVKLLLRYARAGVPDVSEEHPIDDTLDDAERPLAFAY, translated from the coding sequence GTGGACGCGTTGGACGTTGCCCGCTGGCAGTTCGGTGTCACCACCGTCTACCACTTTCTCTTCGTGCCGCTGACGATCGGCCTGTCGGTGCTGGTGGCCATCCTGCAGACGATGTGGCACCGCACCGGCAACGAGCGCTACCTCAAGCTCACCAAGTTCTACGGCAAGCTCTTCCTGATCAACTTCGCCATGGGAGTGGTCACCGGCATCGTGCAGGAGTTCCAGTTCGGCATGAACTGGAGCGACTACTCCCGCTTCGTCGGCGACATCTTCGGCGCGCCCCTGGCCATCGAGGCGCTCGTCGCGTTCTTCCTCGAATCCACATTCATCGGCCTGTGGATCTTCGGCTGGGACCGGCTGCCCAAGCGGGCCCACCTGGCCAGCATCTGGGCCGCCGCGATCGGCACCAACCTGTCCGCGTACTTCATCCTCGCGGCCAACTCGTTCATGCAGAACCCGGTCGGCTTCCGGATCAACCCGGACAGCGGGCGCGCCGAGTTGACCGACTTCCCGGCCGTGCTGACCAACAAGGTCGCCCTGATCACCTTCCCGCACACCCTGGCCGGCTCGTTCCTGGTCGCCGGGTCGCTGATCGTCGCGGTCGGCCTGTGGCACGTCATCCGCAACCGCGACTCCGCCGACGCCGGCGCGTACCGCTTCGCCACGAAGTTCGGCTCCTGGGTGGTCCTTGTCGCCTCCGCGGCCGTGCTGTTCACCGGCGACATCCAAGGCAAGATCATGACGGATGTGCAGCCGATGAAGATGGCCGCCGCCGAGGGCCTCTACACCACCGAGAGCCCCGCGTCGTTCTCCGTGCTGACCATCGGCAGCCTCGACGGCAGTCGCGAGGTGTTCGCCCTCAAGATCCCGTACCTGTTGTCGTACCTGGGCACCGGCGACCCACACGGCACCGTGCGCGGCATCAACGACCTGCAGGCCCAGTACGCCACCCAGTACGGCGCGGGCAGCTACACCCCGATCATCCCGGTCACCTACTGGAGCTTCCGGTTCATGGTCGCCTTCGGGATGGCCGCGGGCGCGATCGCCCTGCTGGTCCTCTGGAGCCAGCGCAAGGGCCGCACCCCGAGCAGCAGGTGGCTGCTGCGCGCCGGGCTGGCCATGCCGGTGCTGCCGTTGCTTGCCAACTCCTTCGGCTGGATCTTCACCGAGATGGGCCGCCAGCCGTGGATCGTCTTCGGCGAGATGCTCACCCGCAACGGCGTGTCCCGCAGCGTCTCGCTGGCCGAGGTGCTCACCTCGTTCACCGCCTTCACGCTGATCTACGCCACCCTCGCCGTGATCGAGGTCAAGCTCCTGCTGCGCTACGCCAGAGCCGGCGTGCCCGACGTCAGCGAGGAGCACCCCATCGACGACACCCTCGACGACGCCGAGCGCCCGCTCGCCTTCGCCTACTGA
- a CDS encoding lysophospholipid acyltransferase family protein: MDTTTWQPPLIWRAALLLARALVGLLARIEVTGDVPAHLRRGPLVLAANHISPFDPVVMIAACQTRGIAPRIMATAGLFRVPVLGAAMRHAGHIRVDRGTSAVHRALDDAATAVAAGSVILIYPEGRIGLDPGMWPERGKTGAARLALACGAPVIPVAQWGAHEVLPYRAPRGMLRGIARALWRRPVIRVRFGTPVDLGETAAATPGAARRATDRIVDALTDTLAPLRPDEPDGPRHVDPGRPADTSRAHRRRSA; the protein is encoded by the coding sequence ATGGACACGACGACCTGGCAACCGCCCCTGATCTGGCGCGCCGCCCTCCTGCTGGCCCGGGCCCTGGTCGGGCTGCTCGCCCGCATCGAGGTCACCGGCGACGTCCCCGCGCACCTGCGCCGCGGCCCGCTGGTGCTTGCCGCCAACCACATCAGCCCCTTCGACCCCGTGGTGATGATCGCCGCCTGCCAGACCCGCGGCATCGCCCCGCGGATCATGGCGACCGCCGGGCTGTTCCGCGTCCCGGTGCTCGGCGCCGCCATGCGTCACGCCGGGCACATCCGTGTCGACCGGGGCACCAGCGCCGTACACCGGGCCCTCGACGACGCCGCCACCGCCGTCGCCGCGGGCTCGGTGATCCTCATCTACCCCGAGGGACGCATCGGCCTGGACCCCGGCATGTGGCCCGAACGCGGCAAGACCGGCGCCGCCCGACTCGCCCTGGCCTGCGGCGCCCCCGTCATCCCGGTCGCCCAGTGGGGCGCGCACGAGGTGCTCCCCTACCGGGCGCCCAGGGGGATGCTGCGCGGCATCGCCCGCGCCCTGTGGCGCCGCCCGGTGATCCGGGTGCGCTTCGGCACGCCCGTCGACCTGGGTGAGACCGCGGCCGCCACCCCCGGCGCCGCCCGCCGGGCCACCGACCGGATCGTCGACGCGCTCACCGACACCCTCGCCCCGCTGCGCCCCGACGAACCGGACGGGCCCCGGCACGTCGACCCCGGCCGCCCCGCCGACACCAGCCGCGCCCACCGCCGGCGCTCAGCCTGA
- a CDS encoding SDR family NAD(P)-dependent oxidoreductase, with protein MSEQTVLITGTSTGIGLEIALGCAGAGWRTVATMRDVARADRLRAAADSAGVSDLIDVRPLDVTDPDAVDGCVEDVIGAYGRLDAVVNNAGAGHVGTLEQDSIDDVRAVMEVNFFGVLHVSRAALPHLRASRGRLVTVSSVGGIVGQPFNEAYCAAKFAVEGYLESLAPLAATTGVRVTVVEPGAVASEFVTNIAIDADAAIDAAGVYGPALRAYLARTGQAFAAAQSPADAAAAVLAVLADPTPPVRVQTSDGARQFVGVKLADLDGNAVARMTGGWLA; from the coding sequence ATGAGCGAGCAGACCGTGCTGATCACCGGAACGTCCACAGGCATCGGCCTGGAGATCGCGCTGGGCTGCGCGGGGGCCGGCTGGCGGACCGTCGCCACCATGCGCGACGTCGCCCGCGCCGACCGGCTGCGCGCCGCCGCCGACAGCGCGGGCGTCAGTGACCTGATCGACGTACGCCCCCTCGACGTCACCGACCCGGACGCGGTCGACGGCTGCGTCGAGGACGTGATCGGCGCGTACGGGCGGCTGGACGCGGTGGTCAACAACGCCGGCGCCGGGCACGTGGGCACCCTCGAACAGGACAGCATCGACGACGTCCGGGCCGTCATGGAGGTCAACTTCTTCGGCGTCCTGCACGTCAGCCGCGCCGCCCTTCCCCACCTGCGGGCCAGCCGGGGCCGGCTGGTCACCGTCTCCAGCGTCGGCGGGATCGTCGGACAGCCGTTCAACGAGGCGTACTGCGCGGCGAAGTTCGCCGTCGAGGGGTACCTGGAATCCCTCGCCCCGCTCGCCGCGACCACAGGCGTACGGGTCACAGTCGTCGAGCCGGGCGCGGTGGCCAGCGAGTTCGTCACCAACATCGCCATCGACGCCGACGCCGCCATCGACGCCGCCGGGGTGTACGGGCCGGCGCTGCGCGCGTACCTGGCCCGCACCGGGCAGGCGTTCGCCGCCGCGCAGTCCCCCGCCGACGCCGCGGCGGCGGTGCTCGCCGTGCTGGCCGACCCGACGCCGCCGGTGCGGGTACAGACCTCCGACGGGGCCCGGCAGTTCGTCGGAGTCAAGCTCGCCGACCTCGACGGGAACGCCGTCGCCCGGATGACGGGCGGCTGGCTGGCCTGA
- the cydB gene encoding cytochrome d ubiquinol oxidase subunit II, producing MDLTTIWFLLVAVLFTGYFILEGFDFGVGMLLPVLGRDDRERRVLINTIGPVWDGNEVWLITAGGAMFAAFPEWYATLFSGFYLPLLLILLALIARGVAFEYRHKRPEASWKRRWDTAIVVGSVVPAILWGVAFANILRGVPLDADHEYVGGLLDLLNPYALLGGATTLALFATHGAVFLALKTTGDIRERAGALAVRLGVGAAVLAVGFLTWTLSIRSSAGAVVLAVGAALALLGALAAARVRREGWAFTGTAVAIGLAVATLFAALFPNVLPSTLDAAGTLTATNAASTPYTLKIMTWVAVIFTPVVLGYQAWTYWVFRKRIGVANIPQH from the coding sequence GTGGACCTGACCACCATCTGGTTTCTCCTCGTCGCCGTGCTGTTCACCGGGTACTTCATCCTGGAGGGCTTCGACTTCGGCGTCGGCATGCTGCTGCCCGTCCTGGGCCGCGACGACCGGGAACGCCGCGTTCTGATCAACACCATCGGCCCGGTCTGGGACGGCAACGAGGTGTGGCTGATCACCGCCGGCGGCGCCATGTTCGCCGCGTTCCCCGAGTGGTACGCCACCCTGTTCTCCGGCTTCTACCTGCCGCTGCTGCTGATCCTGCTGGCCCTGATCGCCCGGGGCGTCGCCTTCGAGTACCGGCACAAGCGTCCCGAGGCGTCCTGGAAGCGCCGCTGGGACACCGCGATCGTGGTCGGCTCGGTGGTGCCGGCGATCCTGTGGGGCGTCGCCTTCGCCAACATCCTGCGCGGTGTGCCGCTGGACGCCGACCACGAGTACGTCGGCGGCCTGCTGGACCTGCTCAACCCGTACGCCCTGCTGGGTGGCGCGACCACCCTCGCGCTGTTCGCCACCCACGGCGCGGTGTTCCTGGCCCTGAAGACCACAGGCGACATCCGCGAACGCGCGGGCGCCCTCGCGGTGCGTCTGGGCGTCGGCGCCGCAGTGCTCGCGGTCGGGTTCCTCACCTGGACGTTGAGCATCCGCTCCAGCGCGGGCGCCGTCGTGCTCGCCGTCGGCGCGGCCCTCGCCCTGCTCGGCGCGCTGGCCGCCGCCCGGGTACGCCGGGAGGGCTGGGCGTTCACCGGCACCGCCGTGGCGATCGGCCTGGCCGTGGCGACCCTGTTCGCGGCGCTGTTCCCGAATGTGCTGCCGTCCACCCTGGACGCGGCGGGCACGCTCACGGCGACCAACGCCGCCTCCACCCCGTACACCCTGAAGATCATGACCTGGGTGGCGGTGATCTTCACTCCGGTCGTGTTGGGCTACCAGGCCTGGACGTACTGGGTGTTCCGCAAGCGCATCGGCGTGGCCAACATCCCGCAGCACTGA
- a CDS encoding patatin-like phospholipase family protein: MRRALVLGGGGVTGVAWELGMLAALAERGVAVTEADLVVGTSAGSVVGAQVRSGVPLRGLYEEQLAPPTGAVAARLGWWAVARLLWAGGRTRDEVRSRARIGAMAVAARTPSEASQRAVIEARLPVRDWPARRLLVTAVDAASGEFVVFDGADGVSLVDAVGASCAVPGVWPPVTIGARRFVDGGMRSSVNADLAAGAQRVLVLAPTSASFGPMPRLAAQVAELRAGGSRVVVVTPDAAARAVIGRNVLDPARRAGAARAGWAQAATVADEVLALWV; this comes from the coding sequence ATGCGGCGAGCGTTGGTGCTCGGTGGTGGCGGGGTGACCGGGGTGGCGTGGGAGCTGGGGATGCTTGCCGCGTTGGCCGAGCGGGGTGTGGCGGTCACCGAGGCTGACCTGGTGGTGGGCACGTCGGCGGGTTCGGTGGTCGGCGCGCAGGTGCGCTCCGGGGTGCCGCTGCGGGGGTTGTACGAGGAGCAGTTGGCGCCGCCGACGGGTGCGGTGGCGGCGCGGTTGGGGTGGTGGGCGGTGGCGCGGCTGCTGTGGGCCGGTGGCCGTACGCGGGACGAGGTGCGGTCGAGGGCGCGGATCGGGGCGATGGCGGTGGCGGCGCGTACTCCGTCGGAGGCGTCGCAGCGGGCGGTGATCGAGGCCCGGTTGCCGGTCCGGGACTGGCCGGCGCGGCGGCTGCTGGTGACGGCTGTCGACGCGGCGTCGGGTGAGTTCGTGGTGTTCGACGGCGCCGACGGGGTGTCGTTGGTGGACGCGGTGGGTGCGAGCTGCGCGGTGCCCGGGGTGTGGCCGCCGGTGACGATCGGGGCGCGTCGTTTCGTCGACGGTGGGATGCGCTCGAGCGTGAACGCGGATCTGGCGGCGGGCGCGCAGCGGGTGCTGGTCCTCGCGCCGACGTCGGCGTCGTTCGGGCCGATGCCGCGGCTGGCGGCGCAGGTGGCCGAGCTGCGGGCGGGCGGGTCGCGGGTGGTGGTGGTGACGCCGGATGCGGCGGCGCGTGCCGTGATCGGCCGCAACGTGCTGGACCCGGCGCGGCGTGCCGGCGCGGCGCGGGCCGGGTGGGCGCAGGCGGCGACGGTGGCCGACGAGGTGCTGGCGCTCTGGGTGTGA
- a CDS encoding NYN domain-containing protein, with product MSTLRRWWGHWPTWTGYAAAGLALIYGGLGVYWTAGGDGFPFAPVDPARASGSILEGSRAEVVAPIIAVLGLLGAVVAWVMTRRTRPGRLSTALVVVGGAVAVGLTLIIPDYTLIMLVAFAPLLLVFAVTGVPGDQGGVGDILYWHRTNLIILFLVGLLWAAATVAYRRRVRGACAYCGRRHGADPGPARQTLLRRGRWAVAIACLAPLPYEVTRIAWYLGWPLGISRDFLRMMQDTPGMLEVGLGCAIASTLGGVLTHGLVARWGEVYPRWIWFSAGKRVPPALAVVPASIVAVTIIPAGLMFLWTSEARGTWALYVPSLFWPVWGVALGAATIAYHLRRRGACRHCGLGHRPGPEPHPPVDEQRVRDELGSASASRA from the coding sequence GTGAGCACGCTGCGGCGTTGGTGGGGGCACTGGCCAACCTGGACCGGGTACGCGGCCGCGGGCCTCGCGCTGATCTACGGCGGGCTGGGTGTGTACTGGACGGCCGGTGGGGACGGGTTCCCGTTCGCGCCTGTCGACCCGGCACGCGCGTCGGGGTCGATCCTGGAGGGCAGCCGCGCCGAGGTCGTCGCCCCGATCATCGCCGTGCTCGGGCTACTCGGCGCGGTCGTCGCGTGGGTGATGACGCGGCGTACTCGGCCCGGTCGCCTGTCGACGGCGCTTGTGGTCGTCGGAGGGGCGGTGGCGGTCGGGTTGACCCTGATCATCCCCGACTACACCCTGATCATGCTGGTGGCGTTCGCGCCGCTGCTGCTGGTCTTCGCCGTCACCGGCGTACCGGGCGACCAGGGCGGTGTCGGCGACATCCTGTACTGGCACCGGACAAATTTGATCATTTTGTTCCTCGTCGGTCTGCTCTGGGCCGCCGCCACAGTCGCCTACCGCCGGCGGGTCCGGGGCGCCTGCGCGTACTGCGGCCGCCGCCACGGCGCTGATCCCGGTCCGGCCCGGCAGACGCTGCTGCGCCGCGGCAGGTGGGCAGTCGCGATCGCCTGCCTCGCGCCTCTGCCCTACGAGGTCACCAGGATCGCCTGGTACCTCGGCTGGCCACTCGGCATCAGCCGCGACTTCCTGCGGATGATGCAGGACACGCCGGGAATGCTCGAGGTCGGGCTGGGCTGCGCGATCGCGTCGACGCTGGGAGGTGTGCTCACCCACGGCCTGGTAGCCCGGTGGGGAGAGGTCTACCCCCGCTGGATCTGGTTCTCCGCCGGCAAACGCGTCCCGCCCGCCCTGGCCGTCGTCCCGGCGTCGATCGTCGCGGTGACGATCATCCCGGCTGGTCTGATGTTCCTCTGGACCAGCGAAGCGCGCGGCACCTGGGCCCTGTATGTCCCGAGCCTCTTCTGGCCGGTCTGGGGAGTGGCGCTCGGCGCCGCCACGATCGCCTACCACCTGCGTCGGCGCGGCGCCTGCCGTCACTGCGGGCTGGGTCACCGACCCGGACCGGAACCGCACCCGCCGGTCGACGAACAGCGGGTGCGCGACGAGCTCGGCAGCGCGTCGGCGTCACGAGCATGA
- a CDS encoding peroxiredoxin produces the protein MAGVGVGDVVEDFELPDETGTPRRLSEFLAAGPVVLFFYPAAMTRGCTAESCHFRDLGAEFTALGASRVGISRDPVAKQAEFSTLHGFDYPLLSDPDGSVAQAFGVKRRVPLGPLSTKRMTFVIGADRRVIEVIHSEVSMNDHADRALRALGG, from the coding sequence GTGGCGGGTGTGGGTGTCGGCGATGTCGTGGAGGATTTCGAGCTGCCGGATGAGACGGGTACGCCGCGGCGGCTGTCGGAGTTCCTGGCGGCGGGTCCGGTGGTGCTGTTCTTCTATCCGGCGGCGATGACCCGGGGGTGCACGGCGGAGAGCTGTCACTTCCGGGACCTGGGCGCGGAGTTCACGGCGTTGGGCGCGTCGCGGGTGGGCATCAGCCGTGATCCGGTGGCGAAGCAGGCGGAGTTCTCGACGCTGCACGGTTTCGACTATCCGTTGCTGTCGGATCCCGACGGGTCCGTGGCGCAGGCGTTCGGGGTCAAGCGGCGGGTGCCGCTGGGGCCGCTGAGCACGAAGCGGATGACGTTCGTCATCGGCGCCGACCGGCGGGTCATCGAGGTGATCCACAGTGAGGTCAGCATGAACGACCACGCGGACCGGGCGCTGCGGGCGCTGGGCGGCTAG
- a CDS encoding glycerophosphodiester phosphodiesterase has product MLNRFGYLDAPAPLAFAHRGGAAEGDENTTEAFARAVGLGYRYVETDVHATADGVAVIFHDPTLARVTGEAGRIADLRWADLASVRVGGAAVVPRLDEVLDAWPQVRFNIDVKADGGVAPTVATVTRAGAADRVLLASFSDARLTRLRALTQGRVATSLGMRGVARLRLASLHGRPLRLPPSVVAAQVPPRYGRVPVVDRRFLDYCHRLGLQVHVWTIDEPAQMHDLLDRGVDGIMTDHVGVLRDVYRSRGHWAA; this is encoded by the coding sequence GTGCTGAACCGATTCGGCTACCTGGACGCGCCCGCGCCCCTGGCGTTTGCCCACCGGGGCGGCGCCGCCGAGGGCGACGAGAACACCACCGAGGCGTTCGCCCGGGCCGTCGGCCTCGGCTACCGGTACGTGGAGACCGACGTGCACGCCACCGCCGACGGGGTGGCGGTGATCTTCCACGACCCGACGCTCGCGCGGGTCACCGGCGAGGCGGGGCGCATCGCCGACCTGCGCTGGGCCGACCTCGCCTCGGTACGCGTCGGCGGCGCCGCCGTCGTACCCCGGCTCGACGAGGTGTTGGACGCCTGGCCGCAGGTCCGCTTCAACATCGACGTGAAGGCCGACGGCGGCGTCGCGCCGACGGTCGCGACGGTGACCCGGGCCGGCGCCGCCGACCGGGTGCTGCTCGCCTCGTTCAGCGACGCCCGGCTGACCCGACTGCGGGCGCTCACGCAGGGGCGCGTCGCCACCAGCCTGGGCATGCGGGGGGTCGCCCGGCTGCGGCTCGCCTCCCTGCACGGACGCCCGCTGCGGCTGCCGCCGTCGGTGGTCGCCGCGCAGGTGCCGCCCCGCTACGGGCGGGTGCCCGTGGTCGACCGGCGGTTCCTCGACTACTGCCACCGCCTGGGGTTGCAGGTGCACGTCTGGACGATCGACGAACCGGCCCAGATGCACGACTTACTTGATCGTGGTGTGGATGGCATCATGACCGATCACGTCGGCGTGCTGCGCGACGTCTACCGCAGCCGCGGCCACTGGGCCGCCTGA